A genomic region of Haliotis asinina isolate JCU_RB_2024 chromosome 1, JCU_Hal_asi_v2, whole genome shotgun sequence contains the following coding sequences:
- the LOC137289543 gene encoding uncharacterized protein: MADNEAQFQDPSVSDVYATVQMAQCRHFMNRAYAGAGPSSENAVLIDYAGPVAAEYNNCGETNDDGLTYADLALVSPTLIDGQPIIHRREEPVVYEEIDFALTPGPQLPDKIWEVEEQEDEERRQCLWE, translated from the exons ATGGCTGACAACGAAGCACAATTTCAAGATCCCAGTG TCTCTGATGTTTATGCCACGGTACAGATGGCTCAATGCAGACACTTCATGAACAGAGCTTATGCCGGCGCAGGGCCATCG TCGGAAAATGCGGTTCTAATCGACTATGCAGGACCAGTCGCTGCCGAATACAACAACTGTGGCGAAACG AATGATGATGGTCTGACCTACGCCGACCTTGCCCTTGTATCTCCTACCCTGATCGACGGCCAGCCAATCATACACCGAAGGGAGGAGCCTGTGGTATATGAAGAGATTGACTTCGCCCTCACCCCCGGGCCACAGCTTCCGGACAAGATATGGGAGGTGGAAGAGCAGGAGGATGAGGAGAGACGACAGTGCCTCTGGGAGTGA